In a single window of the Nicotiana tomentosiformis chromosome 10, ASM39032v3, whole genome shotgun sequence genome:
- the LOC138899748 gene encoding uncharacterized protein, translating into MYAISLRGILEINKLVGPNFDDWYRNLRIVLMYEKLIDVIDKPAKEVTDEDHDDATKIYHKYLKECLTTKCIILASMSSELQRKHQDMDPTAIIEHLKKMFGTQSRTARYHLSKALFGSKLTGNYPVGPYVNHMIDLIKELEKLGCKQGKEFSQDLIL; encoded by the coding sequence atgtATGCTATATCACTACGTGGAATACTTGAGATCAACAAGTTGGTAGGACCAAACTTTGATGACTGGTACAGAAATTTGAGAATTGTTCTCATGTATGAAAAGCTTATTGATGTGATCGATAAGCCTGCCAAGGAAGTCACAGATGAGGATCATGACGATGCCACCAAGATTTATCATAAATACTTGAAAGAATGTCTTACTACCAAATGCATCATTCTCGCTTCTATGAGTTCTGAACTCCAGAGAAAACATCAGGATATGGATCCAACTGCGATCATCGAACATCTTAAGAAGATGTTCGGTACACAAAGTAGGACAGCTAGATACCATCTATCTAAGGCTTTATTTGGATCCAAATTGACTGGAAACTATCCAGTTGGACCTTATGTCAATCATATGATTGATCTTATTAAAGAACTTGAGAAGTTGGGGTGCAAACAGGGTAAAGAGTTTTCTCAAGATTTGATCTTGTAG